The Oligoflexia bacterium genome contains a region encoding:
- a CDS encoding 5-formyltetrahydrofolate cyclo-ligase, giving the protein MKIEENKEYYRKQSVKKIQMLSAKQKSDSAKMLCDLFFQTIDVSQKKIKAVACYASDDSELSVDSICEKLLSMGITVALPRIELNSMTFYSVKEINNLQRSSYGIRQPKKDTFNKVNEFDLMLIPGRVFDIFGNRIGRGAGYYDKFLEQNSCSNKVGIAFDFQVQKEALPIDVHDIVMNRVITEKAVYGTN; this is encoded by the coding sequence ATGAAAATTGAAGAAAATAAAGAATATTATAGAAAACAAAGTGTTAAAAAAATCCAAATGCTAAGTGCGAAACAGAAGAGTGACAGTGCTAAGATGCTGTGTGATTTATTTTTTCAGACAATTGATGTAAGTCAAAAAAAAATTAAGGCGGTAGCCTGTTATGCAAGTGATGATAGTGAACTATCCGTTGACTCTATATGTGAAAAATTATTATCCATGGGGATAACAGTTGCTCTTCCACGAATAGAATTAAACAGTATGACTTTTTACTCAGTTAAAGAGATTAATAATTTACAGCGAAGTAGTTATGGCATACGCCAACCTAAAAAAGACACTTTTAATAAAGTCAATGAGTTTGATCTTATGCTAATTCCAGGTCGGGTATTTGATATTTTTGGTAACCGTATTGGTCGTGGTGCAGGGTATTATGATAAGTTTTTAGAACAAAACTCATGTTCAAATAAAGTAGGAATTGCTTTTGATTTTCAAGTTCAGAAAGAAGCTTTGCCCATTGATGTTCATGACATAGTAATGAATAGAGTCATAACTGAAAAAGCAGTGTATGGCACAAATTAG
- a CDS encoding RidA family protein: protein MSKQVIYTDKAPAAIGPYSQAIALGDWVFSSGQIPLHPETGEIVGETIEEQAHQVFKNLKAVLEQSGCSFNHIIKATVFITDMAEFPKLNAVYEEYLGQVKPARSTVAVRALPKNVLVEIEAIAHKQA, encoded by the coding sequence ATGTCAAAACAAGTGATTTACACAGATAAAGCCCCTGCCGCTATTGGTCCCTATTCACAAGCCATTGCTTTGGGTGATTGGGTATTTAGCTCAGGACAAATTCCTCTTCATCCAGAAACCGGTGAGATTGTAGGCGAAACCATTGAAGAACAAGCACATCAAGTGTTTAAAAACCTCAAAGCCGTTCTGGAGCAATCTGGCTGTTCATTCAATCATATTATTAAAGCCACAGTTTTCATTACCGACATGGCTGAGTTTCCTAAACTCAATGCCGTGTATGAAGAGTATTTAGGTCAAGTTAAACCTGCACGTTCTACTGTTGCAGTAAGAGCTCTGCCTAAAAATGTTTTGGTTGAAATTGAAGCTATTGCCCATAAACAAGCATAA
- a CDS encoding purine-nucleoside phosphorylase, translating to MNADIKRIQEARQSLKKLCGDFIPDVAVILGSGMSEALKDLDIQHEINFDQIPGFTAPKVEGHKGIIAFCKVGDKKVAFLRGRKHLYEGCPVQEVVLPVRTLGAMGVKHLFVTNAAGSLNPKYNPGDFMLINNHINFQAISPAIGKNEESLGPRFFDMTHPYSSAWGEVAMQQAKKLGLTLHHGVYVGVLGPNFETAAEIKMFHQWGGDAVGMSTVSEVIAARHMGIEVFGVSMITNYGAGIKDNLIDHEHVLDLAHDAGPKLAKMLINMIEERPL from the coding sequence ATGAATGCAGATATAAAGAGAATCCAAGAAGCCCGCCAAAGCTTAAAAAAACTATGTGGTGATTTCATTCCGGATGTTGCTGTCATTTTGGGCTCAGGCATGAGTGAAGCCTTAAAAGACTTGGACATTCAGCATGAAATTAATTTTGATCAAATTCCAGGTTTTACAGCTCCCAAAGTAGAGGGTCATAAAGGTATCATTGCTTTTTGTAAGGTTGGAGACAAAAAAGTGGCTTTTCTTAGAGGAAGAAAACATTTGTATGAGGGGTGCCCGGTGCAAGAAGTGGTGCTTCCGGTCAGAACCTTGGGTGCCATGGGTGTTAAACATTTATTTGTGACCAATGCTGCTGGATCACTGAATCCAAAATACAATCCGGGTGACTTTATGCTCATCAACAATCATATTAATTTTCAAGCAATAAGCCCGGCCATTGGAAAAAATGAAGAAAGCTTAGGTCCACGTTTCTTTGATATGACCCACCCCTACAGCTCTGCCTGGGGTGAAGTTGCTATGCAACAGGCTAAAAAGCTGGGACTAACTCTGCATCACGGCGTATATGTGGGTGTCTTGGGCCCTAACTTTGAGACAGCCGCAGAAATTAAAATGTTTCATCAATGGGGAGGCGATGCTGTGGGCATGTCTACCGTGAGTGAAGTGATTGCAGCACGTCATATGGGTATTGAGGTGTTTGGTGTATCCATGATTACCAATTATGGAGCTGGAATTAAAGATAACCTCATTGATCATGAACACGTCCTTGACTTAGCCCACGACGCTGGACCAAAACTAGCCAAAATGCTTATTAACATGATAGAGGAGAGGCCCTTATGA
- a CDS encoding KH domain-containing protein yields the protein MLKDLLTEMISNLVDHPEDVSINEIAGEHTHIFELRVNKEDLGKVIGKQGRTAKAIRTILSAASVKDNKRAMLEILD from the coding sequence ATGTTAAAAGATCTTCTGACAGAAATGATATCCAACCTTGTTGATCATCCTGAGGATGTTTCTATCAATGAGATTGCTGGTGAGCACACACATATCTTTGAATTGCGCGTCAATAAAGAAGATCTTGGTAAAGTGATTGGTAAACAAGGCAGAACCGCCAAAGCCATTCGTACAATTTTAAGTGCTGCCAGTGTCAAAGATAACAAGCGTGCTATGCTTGAAATCCTTGACTGA
- a CDS encoding phosphotransferase, with translation MNPIAQDLNASLGHLSKQFGQCSGKSQLPGDASNRKYFRLKFENQLNSILMLIYEEKGPIQGEISVASQKLSPSEQFVAVQNFLHEHGLRVPKILAQHDSPKLILLEDLGDDLLFNLISKDKSKLMFYYQKALEQLADLALTTDQLSSTSFIKNRCFDRKLWLGEFEHFVECALDVHLNLSDTHRQELMKTFEHLSIELANYPQHLCHRDYHARNLIYLPKEEQFAIIDFQDALMAPLTYDIASLLRDAYFEIPRDTRYNLVQYAYQCALERQILSKDNSYDEFQYQFDLVATHRNLKAAGRFFYIDQVKGNPNYLKDIPLCLTYIQDTLERYSNLKQLKNLLEDPIAQLLERKELYKA, from the coding sequence ATGAACCCAATTGCTCAAGATCTCAATGCCTCATTAGGGCACCTTTCAAAACAATTTGGACAATGTTCTGGTAAATCACAACTACCCGGTGACGCCTCAAATAGAAAGTACTTTAGACTAAAGTTTGAGAATCAGTTAAACAGCATTCTCATGCTGATCTATGAAGAAAAAGGTCCCATTCAGGGTGAAATTTCTGTGGCCAGTCAAAAACTTTCTCCTTCAGAACAGTTTGTTGCAGTGCAAAACTTTTTACATGAGCACGGGCTAAGAGTTCCAAAAATTTTAGCGCAACATGACAGCCCAAAATTAATCTTATTAGAAGACTTAGGGGATGATTTACTTTTCAACCTCATTTCTAAAGATAAAAGCAAGCTAATGTTTTATTACCAAAAAGCTTTAGAACAGCTTGCTGATTTAGCGTTGACCACAGATCAGCTTAGCTCTACATCTTTTATCAAAAACAGATGCTTTGACCGTAAATTATGGTTGGGCGAATTTGAACATTTTGTAGAATGTGCCCTTGATGTTCATCTCAACCTTTCTGATACGCATCGCCAAGAACTGATGAAAACTTTTGAGCACCTTTCAATAGAGCTTGCCAACTATCCGCAACATCTCTGTCACAGAGACTATCATGCCCGCAATTTAATTTATTTACCTAAAGAAGAACAGTTTGCCATCATTGACTTCCAAGATGCTCTTATGGCTCCTTTGACCTATGATATTGCATCTTTACTAAGAGATGCTTACTTTGAAATTCCTAGGGATACCCGTTATAACTTGGTTCAGTATGCTTATCAATGTGCGCTTGAACGCCAAATTCTGAGTAAAGATAATTCTTACGATGAATTTCAATATCAATTTGATTTGGTGGCCACACACAGAAACCTTAAGGCTGCCGGTAGATTTTTCTATATTGATCAAGTTAAAGGCAATCCCAATTATCTCAAAGATATCCCCTTGTGTTTAACTTATATTCAGGACACCTTAGAACGCTATTCAAACTTAAAGCAGCTCAAAAATTTATTAGAAGATCCTATTGCACAATTGCTAGAAAGAAAAGAGCTTTATAAAGCATGA
- the ffh gene encoding signal recognition particle protein encodes MFESLQEKLSSTLKSLQGKGKISESNITEALKEVRKSLLEADVQYNVVQSIIDSVKKEVLGDKVLLAVDPGQQFIKSVYDELRRVLGQDTPEFPKFGSKPVKILMMGLQGTGKTTTVGKLGHYIRDDLNAMPYMIPADTSRPAAIDQLKAIGQEHGFHVYDHNQSNAIDVCKDMLKKIKGKEVPGQYFIFDTAGRLAVDTDLMDELKQIKNIVEPDLVLYVLDAMAGQSALETAQEFQSHVGFDGVIVSKLDGDSRGGALISVKQSLEVPVYFLGTGEKVENIERMHPDRMASRILGMGDIVSLVEKAQKVIDEKQAQAMAKKMRKNQFTIEDFADQMRNLQKMGGIDALMGMLPGAAQIKKNLPVGVEEKQMKTITAIIDSMTPKERRNHQLIDGSRRKRIANGSGTSVQDVNRFLKQFLQAKKMMSKMGKMGAKGFARSNMFGSR; translated from the coding sequence ATGTTTGAAAGTTTACAGGAAAAGCTGTCTTCCACTTTGAAGTCATTGCAAGGTAAAGGCAAGATTTCAGAAAGTAATATTACAGAGGCATTGAAAGAGGTTCGTAAGAGCCTATTAGAAGCTGATGTACAGTATAATGTTGTTCAATCCATTATTGATTCGGTCAAAAAAGAAGTTTTAGGTGATAAAGTTCTTTTGGCTGTTGATCCAGGACAGCAGTTCATTAAATCTGTATATGATGAGTTGCGCAGAGTCTTGGGACAAGATACACCAGAGTTTCCTAAGTTTGGTAGTAAGCCGGTAAAAATCTTAATGATGGGTTTGCAAGGTACCGGTAAAACCACCACCGTGGGTAAGCTTGGGCACTATATTAGAGATGACTTAAATGCTATGCCCTATATGATTCCGGCAGATACTTCCAGACCGGCGGCCATTGACCAACTTAAAGCCATTGGCCAAGAGCATGGCTTTCATGTCTATGATCATAATCAAAGCAATGCCATTGATGTCTGTAAAGACATGCTTAAAAAAATAAAAGGTAAGGAAGTTCCTGGCCAATATTTTATTTTTGATACAGCTGGACGCTTGGCTGTAGACACAGACTTAATGGATGAGCTTAAACAAATTAAAAATATTGTTGAGCCTGATTTGGTCTTGTATGTTCTTGATGCCATGGCGGGGCAGTCTGCATTGGAAACAGCGCAAGAGTTTCAGTCACACGTTGGTTTTGATGGGGTTATTGTTTCAAAGTTAGATGGTGATTCAAGAGGTGGAGCCCTGATCTCTGTTAAACAATCCTTAGAGGTTCCTGTTTATTTTTTGGGAACAGGTGAAAAAGTTGAAAATATTGAGCGCATGCATCCAGACCGAATGGCCTCAAGAATCTTGGGTATGGGTGATATCGTATCTTTGGTTGAAAAAGCGCAAAAGGTAATTGATGAAAAACAAGCGCAAGCTATGGCCAAGAAAATGCGTAAAAATCAGTTCACCATTGAAGATTTTGCTGATCAGATGCGTAACTTGCAAAAAATGGGCGGTATTGATGCCTTGATGGGGATGCTGCCTGGAGCTGCCCAAATAAAGAAAAACTTACCTGTGGGCGTTGAAGAAAAGCAAATGAAGACCATTACGGCCATTATTGACTCTATGACCCCTAAAGAACGAAGAAATCATCAACTGATAGACGGCAGTAGACGCAAAAGAATAGCCAATGGAAGTGGAACGTCTGTACAAGATGTAAACCGCTTTTTAAAGCAATTTTTACAAGCTAAGAAAATGATGAGCAAAATGGGTAAAATGGGGGCCAAAGGCTTCGCTAGATCCAACATGTTTGGTTCACGTTAA
- a CDS encoding cell division protein ZapA produces the protein MKVSILGKLYSIKSSHDSEFMQEAATLFAEKINQLQKKMGPMSAEKIAVLAGLNLAGEFIELKKNHKDNAKKIKKRVEHVFEKIEALEKNQNQ, from the coding sequence ATGAAAGTATCCATTTTAGGTAAACTTTACTCTATAAAATCATCTCATGATTCGGAATTCATGCAGGAGGCAGCGACTTTGTTTGCAGAAAAAATTAATCAACTGCAAAAAAAAATGGGACCTATGTCAGCTGAAAAAATCGCAGTTTTGGCGGGACTAAACTTAGCTGGTGAATTTATTGAATTAAAAAAGAATCATAAAGATAATGCAAAAAAAATAAAAAAAAGAGTTGAACACGTTTTTGAAAAAATAGAAGCCTTAGAGAAAAATCAAAATCAATAA
- the deoC gene encoding deoxyribose-phosphate aldolase, translated as MRHALFYQVMQNSAAKISSEFISIQRDKIKDLGIGLPDLRSGSKSNLTDLTPALLASYIDATYLSPPFSSQTVEELCDFALEYSCASVCIPPYFVPLIKKRLENSSVNVCSVADFPFGSGSTAIKVASIKTLVDQGCDEVDFVINYSEFIESHAIQNTFEQLGKIREAAPKTCLKAIIETSYLKPADIIALCALLDAAHIDYAKTSTGFSQTGASVDNIALMHAASSENLKLKASGGIGDITFAQALIAAGANRLGTSKAKHLISQLKKEVQ; from the coding sequence ATGAGACATGCTTTATTCTACCAAGTTATGCAAAACAGTGCTGCAAAAATATCCTCAGAATTTATTTCTATTCAAAGAGATAAAATTAAAGATTTAGGCATCGGTTTACCAGATTTAAGAAGCGGATCTAAATCAAACCTTACTGATTTAACACCAGCTCTATTGGCTTCTTATATAGATGCAACCTACCTTTCCCCTCCTTTTTCTTCGCAAACAGTTGAAGAATTATGTGATTTTGCTCTAGAATACTCATGTGCCAGTGTCTGTATCCCTCCTTACTTTGTACCACTAATCAAAAAACGTTTAGAAAACAGTTCTGTAAACGTCTGCTCCGTTGCAGATTTTCCTTTTGGTAGTGGCTCTACGGCCATCAAAGTTGCTAGCATTAAAACCTTGGTTGACCAGGGTTGTGATGAGGTAGACTTTGTGATCAATTATTCTGAATTTATTGAAAGCCATGCCATCCAAAACACATTTGAACAACTGGGTAAGATCAGAGAAGCTGCCCCTAAAACTTGCTTAAAAGCTATTATTGAAACCAGCTATCTTAAACCCGCTGATATTATTGCGCTATGTGCACTCTTGGATGCGGCTCATATAGATTATGCCAAAACCTCAACTGGTTTTTCACAAACTGGCGCAAGTGTAGATAATATTGCCTTGATGCATGCGGCCTCCAGTGAAAACTTAAAACTTAAAGCCAGTGGTGGTATTGGTGATATTACCTTTGCCCAAGCACTGATTGCAGCGGGAGCCAATCGTTTAGGGACCAGTAAGGCAAAACACTTGATTTCTCAACTCAAAAAGGAAGTACAATAA
- the trmD gene encoding tRNA (guanosine(37)-N1)-methyltransferase TrmD, with the protein MQFDVVTLVPEYIESIRQNTLWRRAEEKALLKLNCHQLRDYGLGPQKLVDDTLYGGGPGMLLRVDVLVKALESIKKQSKSRVLLASPQGPVLNQAKAEQLSQDYEQLILISGRYEGVDERFIEGWVDEMFSIGDYILPSGDLPCMVMMESVSRCIKGVVGDHRNVAEDSFSDQLLKYPQYTRPEVFLGRKVPDILLSGHHEKIDQWRKDMAKKNTLKRRPDMVEKSTTKE; encoded by the coding sequence GTGCAATTTGATGTTGTTACTTTGGTTCCAGAATATATTGAATCTATTCGTCAAAACACATTGTGGCGGCGAGCAGAGGAAAAAGCACTGTTAAAACTTAACTGTCATCAACTTAGGGATTATGGTCTTGGTCCGCAAAAATTGGTGGACGATACCTTGTATGGTGGTGGCCCAGGCATGTTATTGCGTGTAGATGTTTTGGTTAAAGCCTTGGAGAGTATTAAAAAACAGTCAAAGTCTAGGGTTTTATTGGCATCTCCACAAGGCCCCGTTTTAAACCAAGCCAAAGCAGAACAGTTAAGTCAAGATTATGAGCAATTGATATTGATATCAGGGCGTTATGAAGGGGTGGATGAACGTTTTATTGAAGGTTGGGTGGATGAAATGTTTTCCATTGGCGACTATATTTTACCTTCTGGGGATCTGCCCTGTATGGTCATGATGGAAAGTGTCTCACGCTGTATAAAAGGTGTGGTTGGCGATCATAGAAACGTGGCAGAAGACAGCTTTAGCGATCAATTGTTAAAATACCCACAATATACTCGACCTGAAGTGTTTTTGGGCCGAAAAGTGCCAGATATTTTACTTTCAGGCCATCATGAAAAGATTGACCAATGGCGCAAAGATATGGCAAAAAAGAACACTTTGAAAAGACGTCCAGATATGGTAGAAAAGTCGACTACAAAAGAATAG
- the rimM gene encoding ribosome maturation factor RimM (Essential for efficient processing of 16S rRNA), whose translation MKSLTDSQFLSVSLTEEYITLGKVGKAKGLQGHFFVELYYEASEFFSYADCVYIGDHLQPYSILSVKFEKDRWLLALEGINNRNLAQALVNQTIYYPRKDLPETSNDEVYVHDLIGLNVVDQDDNILGRVQGLIESKAHEILSIIDSETNKEWLCPFHEQYIEAVDLDKKVICLKNWEELRAI comes from the coding sequence TTGAAATCCTTGACTGATTCACAGTTTTTATCGGTGTCTCTAACCGAAGAATATATTACTCTTGGAAAAGTAGGGAAGGCCAAGGGCCTTCAGGGCCATTTTTTTGTTGAACTTTATTATGAAGCCTCAGAATTTTTTTCCTATGCAGATTGTGTTTATATTGGAGATCACCTACAGCCATACTCAATTTTATCGGTAAAATTTGAAAAAGATCGTTGGTTGCTTGCGCTAGAGGGTATTAATAATAGAAACCTTGCACAAGCTTTGGTCAACCAAACCATTTATTATCCAAGAAAAGATTTGCCAGAGACCAGTAATGATGAAGTCTATGTTCATGATTTAATTGGACTAAATGTGGTAGATCAAGATGATAATATTTTGGGTAGAGTTCAAGGGCTAATTGAGAGTAAGGCCCATGAAATTTTAAGTATTATAGATTCAGAAACAAATAAAGAGTGGCTGTGTCCTTTTCATGAACAGTATATAGAAGCTGTAGATTTAGATAAAAAGGTTATTTGCTTAAAAAACTGGGAGGAATTGCGTGCAATTTGA
- a CDS encoding NDP-sugar synthase, with protein sequence MKALILAAGLSTRMKPLTDKLPKPLVPFFDSTLLEFQKFYLNYYGIEHIAMNTHYHKNVLKKFILDKKLPIELFFEETILGTGGGIANMAPFIEKDSDFVVINCDFISTIDLKAAIDEHKKNKALATMVLTPPKKAYGKVGYNQLKKLTEITPHQKNPATSAYGHFTGIHIFNQKIFNHMPQDKEFFCINRDVYSQLIEKNLPVFAHVNDQDHWIDVGELRYYSTAHIQCMRLIEDSPWLSDYFKDYQKHDQSWVHPSSKIGNNVDMNEIFIGPHCTLKDGCVLMKGTVLAGHNTVGPKNVLKGGIIAQGESI encoded by the coding sequence ATGAAAGCCTTAATTTTAGCTGCGGGTTTATCTACCCGCATGAAACCTTTAACTGACAAGCTACCTAAACCACTGGTGCCCTTTTTTGATAGCACCTTACTGGAGTTTCAAAAATTTTATTTAAATTACTATGGCATTGAACACATTGCTATGAACACTCATTATCATAAGAACGTTCTCAAAAAATTTATTCTCGATAAAAAACTGCCTATTGAACTTTTTTTTGAAGAAACTATTTTGGGTACAGGTGGCGGTATTGCCAATATGGCGCCGTTCATTGAAAAAGATTCTGACTTTGTTGTTATCAACTGTGATTTTATCAGTACCATAGATTTAAAGGCTGCTATTGACGAACACAAAAAAAACAAAGCTCTAGCTACCATGGTGTTAACTCCGCCAAAAAAAGCTTATGGTAAAGTGGGTTACAACCAACTCAAAAAGCTCACTGAGATAACGCCTCATCAAAAAAATCCTGCAACCAGCGCTTATGGTCACTTCACGGGGATTCATATTTTTAATCAGAAAATTTTTAACCATATGCCACAGGATAAAGAGTTTTTCTGTATTAACCGAGATGTTTACTCACAATTGATTGAAAAAAACTTGCCCGTTTTTGCCCATGTCAATGACCAAGACCATTGGATTGATGTTGGGGAGCTCCGCTACTATTCTACTGCACATATACAATGTATGCGTTTGATTGAAGACAGCCCATGGCTATCTGACTACTTTAAAGACTACCAAAAGCATGACCAAAGTTGGGTTCACCCCAGTAGTAAGATTGGCAACAATGTTGATATGAATGAGATTTTCATTGGCCCCCACTGCACTTTAAAAGATGGTTGCGTACTTATGAAAGGCACAGTACTGGCAGGACACAACACAGTCGGCCCCAAAAATGTCCTCAAAGGAGGCATCATTGCTCAAGGTGAGAGCATTTAA
- the hpt gene encoding hypoxanthine phosphoribosyltransferase → MTSFFSKIEPYISQDKIEQKIQDLGQKIAQDYAGQELICVCILKGSIIFFSDLIRAIDDDIRIDFMRISSYGNDLESSGVVQILQDLSFDIRDKHVLIVEDIVDTGNTLSALLETLRLRNPASIKLCSLLSKPSRRKKDVNIDYLGFTIDDHFVVGYGLDAAEQYRNLPFIGKLNL, encoded by the coding sequence ATGACCTCATTTTTTTCAAAAATTGAACCGTATATTTCCCAAGACAAGATTGAACAAAAAATCCAAGACCTAGGGCAAAAAATTGCTCAGGATTATGCCGGCCAAGAGCTTATCTGCGTCTGTATTTTAAAAGGCTCAATTATCTTTTTTTCTGATCTTATTCGAGCCATTGATGATGATATAAGAATTGATTTTATGCGTATTTCTTCTTATGGCAATGACCTAGAATCTTCTGGCGTTGTACAAATTCTGCAAGATTTATCTTTTGATATCAGAGACAAGCATGTACTGATCGTTGAAGATATCGTTGATACCGGCAATACTTTAAGCGCCCTGCTAGAAACCTTGCGTTTGAGAAATCCTGCTTCCATTAAACTTTGCAGTTTATTATCCAAACCCAGTCGAAGAAAAAAAGATGTAAACATTGACTATCTTGGTTTTACCATTGATGACCACTTTGTGGTGGGCTATGGTCTTGATGCTGCTGAACAATATAGAAACTTGCCCTTTATAGGCAAACTTAATCTTTAA
- a CDS encoding VCBS repeat-containing protein, whose translation MSHFRLQITMIFLNVFFTLGGFLVHAQSFMPQERPLFNQFSYPIKERIRAIDVVVGQKKSNILLLTRQGEYPNWDYSLRLLGFEQKQWQVKYQYKLGAKVLYYSSLNLPNNEQAIVLWDDQGIVMHRTQQGSWQNYQILQWQNELQKPTLFNRNNEPAYVSVLKDPKSPNNISLFMNQSLHRFTINADTIKHELNYQPKLPLYVSSSRHSLPLEFKFAAKQSVYYPNVAKGKYKGNDALFFSWVDQVDIFSWQTAKHLKHFNFNQLSENERDSGQAMSSVNMLDLNGDEHMDYVLNISLGSPTQMRSRSSVHYGQANGEVNMKGVKFNANADRASGLIAYDLNKDKHYEFVSASGQFNVWSILKALTKRQVDITFSTYEGQKKMQQFGPAIAQKKLTFGFNLNDLNLEGILPNIEHDFNADGLNDVFYAQNNRKLSVILQKKDKEMYFENQVVGDYEVNIPKYHRLGDFNGDQKTDIVLFSTKPKENKAITTLINNL comes from the coding sequence ATGTCTCATTTTCGACTGCAAATCACAATGATTTTTTTGAATGTTTTTTTTACCTTGGGTGGCTTTTTAGTGCATGCACAAAGCTTTATGCCCCAAGAAAGGCCATTGTTTAATCAATTTAGTTATCCAATAAAAGAACGGATCAGAGCCATTGATGTGGTTGTGGGACAGAAAAAAAGTAATATTTTACTGTTAACCCGGCAAGGAGAATACCCAAATTGGGATTACAGTTTAAGATTATTAGGCTTTGAACAAAAACAGTGGCAAGTGAAGTATCAATACAAGCTTGGTGCAAAAGTTCTGTACTATTCTAGTTTAAATTTGCCCAATAATGAACAAGCGATAGTTTTATGGGATGATCAAGGCATTGTCATGCACAGAACTCAGCAAGGGTCTTGGCAAAACTATCAAATATTGCAATGGCAGAATGAGTTACAAAAACCAACCTTATTTAATCGAAACAATGAACCGGCCTATGTTTCGGTATTGAAAGACCCAAAAAGTCCAAACAACATAAGTTTATTTATGAATCAAAGTTTACATCGTTTTACAATTAATGCAGATACAATTAAACATGAGCTTAATTATCAACCCAAATTACCTTTGTATGTCTCAAGCAGTAGACATAGCTTGCCACTAGAGTTTAAATTTGCTGCCAAACAATCGGTGTATTATCCCAATGTTGCTAAGGGTAAGTATAAAGGCAATGACGCATTATTTTTTTCATGGGTAGATCAAGTGGATATTTTTTCTTGGCAAACGGCTAAACATTTAAAGCATTTTAATTTCAATCAACTGTCTGAGAATGAGAGAGACTCTGGGCAAGCCATGAGTAGTGTTAACATGCTTGACCTTAATGGCGATGAGCATATGGATTATGTTCTTAATATTTCTTTAGGAAGTCCCACGCAAATGCGTTCACGAAGCAGTGTGCATTATGGTCAGGCCAATGGTGAAGTGAATATGAAAGGAGTAAAGTTTAATGCCAATGCCGATAGAGCATCAGGTTTAATTGCCTATGATTTAAATAAGGATAAGCATTATGAATTTGTCAGCGCCTCAGGGCAATTTAATGTGTGGAGTATTTTAAAAGCCTTAACCAAGCGGCAAGTGGACATCACGTTTTCTACCTATGAAGGACAGAAAAAAATGCAGCAGTTTGGACCTGCCATAGCTCAGAAAAAATTGACCTTTGGCTTTAATCTCAATGATTTAAATTTAGAAGGTATTTTGCCCAACATAGAACATGACTTTAACGCTGATGGTTTAAATGATGTATTTTATGCACAGAATAATCGTAAGTTAAGCGTGATTTTACAAAAGAAAGACAAAGAAATGTATTTTGAAAATCAAGTTGTGGGCGATTACGAGGTTAATATTCCTAAGTATCATCGCTTGGGAGACTTTAACGGTGACCAAAAAACCGATATTGTTTTATTCAGCACCAAACCTAAAGAAAATAAAGCCATTACCACCTTAATCAATAATCTTTAA
- the rpsP gene encoding 30S ribosomal protein S16 has protein sequence MVKIRMSRYGRKKSPFYRIVAVDERKRRESDYIELLGFYNPQRKEEFKIDKDRVNYWISQGAQTSETVAKLIKNAS, from the coding sequence ATGGTAAAAATTAGAATGAGCCGCTATGGCCGTAAGAAAAGTCCATTTTATAGAATCGTTGCTGTTGATGAGCGTAAGCGTCGTGAGAGTGACTATATTGAATTGTTAGGCTTTTATAATCCACAAAGAAAAGAAGAGTTTAAGATTGATAAAGATAGAGTCAACTATTGGATCTCTCAAGGTGCACAAACCTCTGAGACCGTGGCTAAACTTATCAAAAATGCGAGCTAA
- a CDS encoding BolA family protein, with the protein MITIDHIKKILEENLTNAKVMVHDMTGTSDHFQVQVVSSDFAGKNAVQRHRMIYDLFGADVGNAIHALSIKALTPEEVNQ; encoded by the coding sequence ATGATAACCATTGATCATATTAAAAAAATTTTAGAAGAAAATTTAACCAATGCCAAAGTCATGGTGCATGACATGACGGGCACCAGCGATCATTTTCAAGTGCAAGTGGTATCCAGTGATTTTGCAGGTAAAAATGCTGTGCAAAGGCACCGTATGATTTATGACCTTTTTGGTGCCGATGTAGGCAATGCCATTCACGCCCTTTCAATTAAAGCTTTGACTCCAGAAGAAGTTAACCAGTAG